From the genome of Xylocopilactobacillus apis:
TTCCAAATGAATTGGGGTTAAGATCTGATGAAGTCCCAACATTACCATTGGAAGAAATACAGTTCCCAAGATGAATCCGGCGAATGCTCCGCCAATTTTCAAAACCCAATTAATTCCGCCAACTAATGAACCAGAAAGCCATCCGGCAGCCGGCATGATTAAGAAAATTGTAAAGCAGCCCATGATTAAAAGGCTCAAAAATGGCGTAAAAATAATATCAATGGCATCTGGAATGACTTTATGGAACCATTTTTCAACATAAGACAAAATCCAGACCGCAAACAAAACTCCTAAAACACCACCTGAACCTGCAACTAATGGTTTACCTGTAAAAATATTTGGCAGCGTAACAGGAGGAACTACTCCCGGGAGATAAATTAATCCAGCGACAATTCCTCCCAAACCTGGTGTTGCCCCAAATTCTTTAGCTGTATTAATACCGACATAAATGTTTAAATAGGTAAACAAACCGCCATTAATAACTTTTAAAACTGTGATTGCAGTAGTCCAGCTGGCACCAATAGTTCCAGCCACCTGCATATTGCTCAATATTCCTGCAATCCCTGATATAAGGCCGGCCCCAACAAAAGCTGGAATCAACGGAATAAATACTGCACTAATATGTTTTAAGGCCGCTCTCCACCACGTCTGCTTCAACTTAGCTTTTTGTTCTGCATGAACTTGGGCTGCTTTTGCTTCTACTGCACTTTTACCATCGAAAGTTGTAGGAAACGGTTCTCCTAACTCAACTCCCACTTGGTCGACCATTGCTTTGGATACTTTATCGACAACACCTGGTCCAACAATTACTTGAAGCGTATCTTCTTTAACAACACCCAATACTCCAGGAACTTGTTTAAGTCCTTCCATATCAACTTTTGAATAATCTCTAATTGTAATTCGTACTCGCGTCATACAGTGAATCAACTTTTCAACGTTGTCTGGTCCACCAATATGATCGTAAATACCTTTACTGATAGCTAAATACTTATCTTCCGCCATTATTTTCCTCCTTCTAAAAACCTTTACGCATTGCTTTTTTGTACTTTTGAATAACTTTTCTGGATTTTTTCAATCTTTCATTTGACTGCTCATAATACTTGCTGACAAATGAATAATAAATAATATCAACCAGCATAAATTGCGTATGCAAAGACTGAGTTGCTGCAATTCTAAAATCAGCTTCCATTGGCTGCGAAGTCTGAATATTAAAATCACCCAGAGAGTTCAAAGTATTTGCTCCTAATTTAGTGGTTGTAATCACCGTCACACCAGCTTCTTTTGCAAATTTTGCAGCCAAAATGACTTCTGGTGATTCTCCACTATTAGAAATCACCCATAATACACTGTCGTGATCACTTTTTTTGCTTGTTACAATTAATGGCAGCAATTGGTTTAGATCATCACTAACCACGCAAGCATACCCAATGCGGGTCCATTTCTGACCGATATTTTTAGCAGTTAAAAATGATGCTCCAACCCCAAAAAGCAGTATTTGTTTTGATTGATGAATTAATGAAACAATCTGATTTACCTCATGATCATTAATCTGAGCAACAGTCTCTTCTAGTGAACGTTTAGAGTTGTTTAATAACTTCTCTTTAATTACCGAAAGGCTCTCATTAGCTTTAATATCTGAATATAAAGCTTTGTCAATGTCTCGATTGCTTAAATCTGCCGATAATTGTAATTTCAATTCATTATATCCACTAAAATTTAAACTCTTTACAAAACGGCTTACCGTTGCTGCACTAGTACCAGCAGCATTCGAAAGCTGTTGAACATTCATTTCTAGAATCAAATTGGGATTTTCTAAAACATAATTTGCAATTTTAAGCTCTTGATCTGTTAGATCATTTTTTACACTTTCAATATTTCCTTTAACACTCATCTAAGCGCCTCATAATCTCTCATATTTATACCAATATCACCCCTTATTAAAACTTGTTTCATGCTATTATCATTTATTTTATGAAAAAATATATCGTCAAATTAATAAAAAACTTGAAATACCATTTCATTACAGGTAAACTATACAAGAGAAAGGGTTTTCAGTCAAGCGCTATTTTGTTTTAAAATATTGAATGGAGTTTACATACATGCTTGGATTTTCAATTTATTTGCACCAAGAAATAGATACTGAAGTTAAAACTAGAATTAAAGAGATGACTGATGCCGGATTTAAAGGAGTTTTTTCCTCGCTTAATTTACCAGAAGATGATCCACAATATTTATTAAAAAGACTTTTTACTTTGGGTAACATCTGCCAAGAAAATGATCTTTTGTTAACCGTTGATATTTCTCAATCTGCACTAAAAAGGCTCGAATTTAACATAGATGATTTATCGAACTTATTAGATTATGGTATATCTCAATTACGGCTTGATGATGGATTTTCGATGGAAGAAGTCGCAGAATTATCAAAAAATATTAAAATTGCTTTAAACGCCAGTACTATTAGCGAAAATGACTTTGAAATATTAAGGAAGAATGATGCCGATTTTAATAATATTGAGGCATGGCATAATTTTTATCCTCGCAAAAATACTGGTCTTGACCAAAAATGGTTTATAGATCGTAATCGATGGTTAATTCAACATGATCTTCAAGTAATGGCTTTCGTCCCAGGTGATGGTAAACTGCGTGGTCCAGTTTTTTCCACTCTCCCAACTTTAGAAAGTGATCGATATCAACGGCCGCTTGCACCAGCGATTAAAATGCTGAATCAAGGTATCAGTAAAGTATATATTGGAGACGAATCTTTAAGTGATGCTTCCCTCAAACAATTTGAAGCATACACAAAACATGATACGATTCTTTTAAATGTAAAATGCTGTGATGTAGTTCCAACTTATTTCGGACAAGTTTTACATCAAAGACCAGACCTTGCTCGTGATGCAATTAGAATTATTGAAGGAAGAAATCTTAAGGAAGGGACTGTTACTCCCGACGCCATGCCTCAAAATCGATCTCGAGGAAGTATTACTATTGATAATATCGATGCTAAACGTTACGAAGGTGAACTTCAGTTTATCAAAAATGATCTGCCAGCTGATAAAACAGTTAATGTAGTTGGCCAGGTTGTAAAAGAGGACTTGAATTTATTAGATGTTTTCAAACCCAACCAAGCAGTCAAATTAGTTGAAAATTAACATTTGAAAGGATATTTTAAAATTGGATCTCAAAAAATTAGAAAGTTTATCAACCGAAAAAAGTAACCCGAAAACATCTGAATTGGACAAAATGTCAGCTCTTGAAATTGTTACAATAATGAACGAAGAAGATCAAAACGTACCAAAAGCTATTCAAAATGTTTTACCTGAAATAGCACAAGCTGTTGATTTAATCGTTAAAGGGTTTAACGCTGGCGGAAGACTATTTTATATCGGTGCTGGTACTAGCGGTCGCTTAGGGGTACTAGACGCTGCTGAATGCGTTCCAACATTTGGCACGGAACCTGAAATGGTTCAAGGTTTAATTGCCGGTGGCATGAAAGCAATGACCATTGCGGTAGAAGGTGCCGAAGACGATATAGATCTTGGAAGACAAGACTTAATTGATCATCAATTAACTGAAAATGACACCGTTGTGGGGATTGCTGCCAGCGGTCGAACTCCATACGTAATTGGGGGGCTTGAATATGCAAAAGAAATTAACGCAGGGACTATTGCCCTATCTTGCAACCACAATTCCGAAATCAGCAAACACGCAGAAGTCGGTATTGAAGTCGTTGCTGGACCCGAAGTTTTGTCAGGCTCAACTAGATTAAAAGCAGGAACAAGTCAAAAGTTAGTTTTAAATATGCTGTCAACGGCTTCCATGGTTAGAATCGGCAAAACCTACGGAAACCTAATGGTTGATGTTCGACCTACTAATGAAAAATTAGTTGAAAGAGCTAAGAAAATGATTATCACCGTCACTGGTGTCGATGAAAAGACAGCTGAATCAGCCCTCAAGGAATCAAACAATTCTGTCAAAGTTGCGATTGTGATGATTCTTAACCAAGTAAGTGCTAAAGAAGCAAAAAAAGAACTTACTGTTGCGAATGGATTCATTCGAAAAGCGCTTGGAAAATAAACAAATAGAGGCTGTGACTTTATGTCACCAGCCTCCTTTTAAAGTTCCCATTTTCGGTAGGGAAACACCTGACTTTTAAAGCTCCCATTCACGGTAGGGAAACACCCGACTTTTAAAGTTCCCATTCACGGTAGGGAAACACCCGACTTTCACAAAATAATAATATATTTTTTTAAGTGCTGTCAACATGTAAATTGTAAAACAAATTACAACTTGTTTTCTTCGTAACCTCATATTCCCTACGTAGTTATAAAACGATAAAATTGTGGTACGGAGGTTAACTAAAAATGACTGAAAAAATAATCAAGCCATTTAAAATAGGAGATT
Proteins encoded in this window:
- a CDS encoding glucose PTS transporter subunit IIA yields the protein MAEDKYLAISKGIYDHIGGPDNVEKLIHCMTRVRITIRDYSKVDMEGLKQVPGVLGVVKEDTLQVIVGPGVVDKVSKAMVDQVGVELGEPFPTTFDGKSAVEAKAAQVHAEQKAKLKQTWWRAALKHISAVFIPLIPAFVGAGLISGIAGILSNMQVAGTIGASWTTAITVLKVINGGLFTYLNIYVGINTAKEFGATPGLGGIVAGLIYLPGVVPPVTLPNIFTGKPLVAGSGGVLGVLFAVWILSYVEKWFHKVIPDAIDIIFTPFLSLLIMGCFTIFLIMPAAGWLSGSLVGGINWVLKIGGAFAGFILGTVFLPMVMLGLHQILTPIHLEMIKTMGYTPLLPILAMAGAGQVGSAIALWVRCRKNQQLTGMIKGALPVGILGVGEPLIYGVSLPLGRPFITACFGGGIGGAVIGAFHVGATSIGPSGVALIPLIANGKWLSYVFGLLAAYAGGFVLTYFFGTPKTAMVAKDVNGNLLDMPTDSSSEQTQSLNDVMNAAPVSKAVTPLVAPVSGKLIQLEEVKDDVFSQKMLGDGFAVEPTMETIVAPASGTIITITDTKHAFTLKTDTGLEILVHLGIDTVELGGKPFSFDVQAGKHVEAGQQLGIMDLKQISEASKEATVITAVTNMDAIEKVSEFNDHEISEGDKVLDVTNR
- a CDS encoding MurR/RpiR family transcriptional regulator, encoding MSVKGNIESVKNDLTDQELKIANYVLENPNLILEMNVQQLSNAAGTSAATVSRFVKSLNFSGYNELKLQLSADLSNRDIDKALYSDIKANESLSVIKEKLLNNSKRSLEETVAQINDHEVNQIVSLIHQSKQILLFGVGASFLTAKNIGQKWTRIGYACVVSDDLNQLLPLIVTSKKSDHDSVLWVISNSGESPEVILAAKFAKEAGVTVITTTKLGANTLNSLGDFNIQTSQPMEADFRIAATQSLHTQFMLVDIIYYSFVSKYYEQSNERLKKSRKVIQKYKKAMRKGF
- a CDS encoding MupG family TIM beta-alpha barrel fold protein produces the protein MLGFSIYLHQEIDTEVKTRIKEMTDAGFKGVFSSLNLPEDDPQYLLKRLFTLGNICQENDLLLTVDISQSALKRLEFNIDDLSNLLDYGISQLRLDDGFSMEEVAELSKNIKIALNASTISENDFEILRKNDADFNNIEAWHNFYPRKNTGLDQKWFIDRNRWLIQHDLQVMAFVPGDGKLRGPVFSTLPTLESDRYQRPLAPAIKMLNQGISKVYIGDESLSDASLKQFEAYTKHDTILLNVKCCDVVPTYFGQVLHQRPDLARDAIRIIEGRNLKEGTVTPDAMPQNRSRGSITIDNIDAKRYEGELQFIKNDLPADKTVNVVGQVVKEDLNLLDVFKPNQAVKLVEN
- the murQ gene encoding N-acetylmuramic acid 6-phosphate etherase yields the protein MDLKKLESLSTEKSNPKTSELDKMSALEIVTIMNEEDQNVPKAIQNVLPEIAQAVDLIVKGFNAGGRLFYIGAGTSGRLGVLDAAECVPTFGTEPEMVQGLIAGGMKAMTIAVEGAEDDIDLGRQDLIDHQLTENDTVVGIAASGRTPYVIGGLEYAKEINAGTIALSCNHNSEISKHAEVGIEVVAGPEVLSGSTRLKAGTSQKLVLNMLSTASMVRIGKTYGNLMVDVRPTNEKLVERAKKMIITVTGVDEKTAESALKESNNSVKVAIVMILNQVSAKEAKKELTVANGFIRKALGK